Proteins encoded together in one Maricaulis maris window:
- a CDS encoding AMP nucleosidase — protein MKKDYKVAKTPAEAVEQLEALYQTSVERLQIALKSFLDGGPPPSDEERKSGAFVYPELRVTYLPDGPPPPVSRAFGKFTDTGFYASTITNPALFADYLIEQLTLLLDQYEITIETGPSDTEIPFSYVLDGADDLDMDAASPAELVRHFPYADLSKVNDDLPNGLKVSQQEAVKPLSLFEAPRVDYSLQRLRHYTGTPYEDTQQFILFTNYHRYVDAFTAWAIRQLKEDNHYEAFSAAGNVRVDASTPNAHAVVEGAPWRRFQMPAYHLIAPGGRGITLVNIGVGPSNAKTITDHLAVLRPQCWLMIGHCGGLRHSQRLGDYVLAHAYLRYDAVLDEDLPLEVPIPPIAEIQIALEQGVASVSGDSGETLKSRLRTGTVATYADRNWELRYAAQAKRINQSRAIAVDMESATIAANGLRLRVPYGTLLCVSDKPLHGELKLPGAANLFYQRSVSEHLAAGIETIEILKRDEGAALHSRKLRSFDEPPFR, from the coding sequence ATGAAAAAAGACTATAAGGTCGCAAAGACACCCGCTGAAGCGGTGGAGCAACTCGAAGCGCTCTACCAGACGTCCGTTGAACGCCTCCAGATCGCGTTGAAATCCTTCCTCGATGGCGGACCGCCGCCATCCGACGAGGAACGCAAGTCGGGGGCGTTTGTCTATCCCGAACTGCGCGTGACCTATTTGCCGGACGGCCCGCCGCCGCCGGTCAGCCGCGCCTTCGGCAAGTTCACCGATACCGGCTTCTACGCCTCCACCATCACCAATCCGGCCCTGTTCGCCGATTACCTGATCGAACAGCTCACCCTGCTGCTCGACCAGTATGAGATCACTATCGAGACCGGGCCGTCGGACACCGAGATCCCCTTCTCCTACGTGCTGGACGGGGCGGATGACCTGGACATGGATGCGGCCTCGCCGGCCGAGCTGGTCCGTCACTTCCCCTATGCTGACCTGTCCAAGGTCAATGATGACCTGCCCAACGGGCTCAAGGTTAGCCAGCAGGAAGCGGTCAAGCCGCTCTCCCTGTTCGAGGCGCCGCGGGTCGATTATTCGCTGCAGCGCCTGCGCCACTACACCGGCACGCCGTATGAGGACACGCAGCAATTCATCCTCTTCACCAACTACCACCGCTATGTTGACGCTTTCACGGCCTGGGCCATCCGCCAGCTGAAGGAAGACAATCACTACGAGGCTTTCTCGGCGGCGGGCAATGTCCGCGTCGATGCCTCGACGCCGAACGCTCATGCCGTTGTCGAGGGCGCGCCGTGGCGCCGCTTCCAGATGCCGGCCTATCACCTGATCGCCCCGGGCGGTCGCGGCATCACCCTGGTCAATATCGGCGTCGGCCCATCCAATGCGAAGACGATCACCGACCACCTCGCCGTGCTGCGCCCGCAGTGCTGGCTGATGATCGGCCATTGCGGCGGCCTGCGCCACTCGCAGCGCCTCGGCGACTACGTGCTGGCCCACGCCTATCTGCGCTATGACGCTGTGCTCGACGAGGATTTGCCGCTGGAAGTCCCCATCCCGCCGATCGCGGAAATCCAGATCGCCCTGGAGCAGGGCGTCGCCTCGGTCTCCGGTGATAGCGGCGAGACGCTGAAATCCCGCCTGCGCACCGGCACGGTCGCCACCTATGCCGACCGCAACTGGGAACTGCGCTACGCCGCACAGGCCAAGCGCATCAACCAGTCACGCGCCATCGCGGTGGACATGGAATCGGCGACCATCGCCGCCAATGGCCTGCGGCTGCGGGTGCCGTACGGGACCCTGCTGTGTGTCTCCGACAAGCCGCTGCATGGCGAGCTGAAACTGCCCGGCGCGGCCAATCTCTTCTACCAGCGCTCGGTGTCCGAACACCTCGCCGCCGGGATCGAGACCATCGAGATCCTCAAGCGCGATGAGGGGGCAGCCCTGCACTCGCGCAAGCTGAGAAGCTTCGACGAGCCGCCGTTCAGGTAA
- a CDS encoding IS481 family transposase, whose amino-acid sequence MNSHRNARTTPFSRALIVERRLSGESVEVIAASLGISVRTVYKWISRHREGGCAALEDGASAPARPAGAYDNWWVEAAAQLRRDYRMTASEIAERLRLARSTVARWLKRLGLGRLGALTPRAPVIRYQRERPGELIHLDIKKLGRFEKPGHRVTGQRKGNRNRGAGWECVHVAIDDATRLAYVEVLPDEKRATTTGFMVRALRWFKARGIIVERIMTDNGSPYVSRLFAKVLGWLKIRHIRTRPYTPRTNGKAERFIQTLLREWAYAIPYRSSDSRNLDLQRYLDWYNTARPHYALAKQSPANRLNDLLNNVLRNDT is encoded by the coding sequence ATGAACAGCCATAGAAATGCCAGAACCACACCGTTTTCGCGAGCCCTGATTGTCGAACGCCGACTGTCGGGCGAGAGTGTTGAGGTGATTGCCGCCTCTTTGGGCATCTCCGTCCGCACCGTCTACAAGTGGATTTCGCGTCACCGCGAGGGCGGGTGCGCGGCGCTTGAAGATGGCGCAAGCGCGCCCGCCCGGCCTGCCGGGGCTTACGATAACTGGTGGGTTGAGGCGGCCGCGCAGCTGCGCCGGGATTACCGCATGACGGCGTCCGAGATCGCCGAGCGGCTGCGGCTGGCGCGCTCGACCGTGGCCCGTTGGCTCAAGCGGCTCGGCCTGGGCCGGCTGGGCGCGTTGACACCGCGTGCGCCGGTAATCCGCTATCAGCGCGAAAGGCCTGGCGAGCTCATCCATCTGGACATCAAGAAGCTGGGACGCTTCGAAAAACCGGGTCATCGCGTCACCGGACAGCGCAAGGGCAACCGCAATCGCGGTGCCGGCTGGGAGTGTGTCCACGTCGCCATCGATGACGCGACCCGGCTGGCCTATGTCGAGGTCCTGCCCGACGAGAAACGCGCCACCACGACCGGCTTCATGGTCCGGGCGCTGCGCTGGTTCAAGGCGCGCGGCATCATCGTCGAACGCATCATGACAGACAATGGCAGCCCCTACGTCTCGCGCCTGTTCGCAAAGGTGCTGGGCTGGCTCAAGATCCGCCACATCCGTACCCGGCCTTACACCCCGCGCACCAACGGCAAGGCCGAGCGCTTTATCCAGACCCTGCTCAGAGAATGGGCTTATGCCATCCCTTACCGCTCATCGGACAGCCGAAATCTCGATCTCCAGCGCTATCTCGACTGGTACAACACCGCCAGACCGCACTATGCTCTCGCCAAGCAATCGCCAGCCAATAGGCTCAACGACCTGCTGAACAACGTCTTGAGAAACGACACCTAG
- a CDS encoding tyrosine-protein phosphatase gives MTRITPLAGVHNFRHFHGYDGLDGARVKEGLYRSGHFSRASEEDWSHIGGLGIQVVADLRKPRERSNEPSNWPEPIAPRVLASDKGDSGEPPHLRFLRTGVHTAEGVRDYMLSAYRRIPMEAGNQDVYRDAYRALATGEAETGFLVHCAAGKDRTGIFCALILDELGVDLDTVIADYEMTNEAVDFDALIPRIRERVMAEHGQAMEPSMMRIFLGVDGDYLRQAFETMGGVNHYVREHLGITEDERAALRARWLIG, from the coding sequence ATGACCCGTATTACTCCGCTCGCAGGCGTTCATAATTTCCGGCACTTCCATGGCTATGACGGCCTCGATGGCGCGCGGGTGAAAGAGGGGCTGTATCGCTCCGGTCATTTCAGCCGCGCCAGCGAGGAAGACTGGAGCCATATCGGCGGGCTGGGTATCCAGGTCGTGGCCGATCTGCGCAAGCCGCGCGAGCGAAGCAATGAGCCGTCGAACTGGCCCGAGCCGATCGCGCCGCGTGTGCTGGCGTCCGACAAGGGCGATAGCGGCGAGCCGCCGCATCTGCGCTTTCTGCGCACCGGGGTGCATACCGCCGAGGGTGTCCGCGACTACATGCTGTCGGCCTATCGACGCATTCCGATGGAAGCGGGCAATCAGGATGTCTATCGGGACGCCTACCGGGCGCTCGCCACGGGCGAGGCCGAGACCGGCTTTCTCGTCCATTGCGCCGCCGGCAAGGACCGGACCGGCATCTTTTGCGCCCTGATCCTCGACGAGCTGGGTGTCGATCTCGATACCGTCATCGCCGACTATGAGATGACCAATGAGGCGGTCGATTTCGACGCGCTCATTCCGCGTATCCGCGAACGTGTCATGGCCGAGCATGGCCAGGCGATGGAGCCGTCGATGATGCGCATCTTCCTCGGGGTGGATGGTGATTATCTGCGCCAGGCCTTCGAGACGATGGGCGGGGTGAACCATTATGTCCGAGAGCATCTGGGGATTACCGAGGACGAGCGGGCGGCCTTGCGGGCGCGCTGGCTGATCGGCTAG
- the pabB gene encoding aminodeoxychorismate synthase component I has product MAPTSHAHEIGLAWRDPLAVFEPWAGTPNALLLHDGRQGRARIFVSPDAVMTGADRVSFDALAASARAGGGVWAGLFGYDLAAAFERLPHLDPRWPPLALARYPAWAEFDRDAATLRVRGQSADAVAALAKAIEASPPELSAPVEVRAADWSARWDRDTYLAAAGRARDYVHAGDVFQVNLSQAFDVRLGAADTPWQVFRRLCEGSPAPHAAYLCLDPDHIVLTNSPERFLRVAAGRVEARPIKGTRRRAADPVEDAALAAELSASAKDRAENLMIVDLMRNDLSRVCRPGSVSVPVLCEIESYANVHHLVSVVEGELSGGQDVFDLLAASFPPGSITGAPKVRAMEIIAELEGEPRGAYCGALGWIDMARGDMDLNVMIRTAALRRDEGRAWRASLRSGGGIVADSEPVAEYEETLTKVSALRRALGAADQ; this is encoded by the coding sequence ATGGCTCCGACATCCCACGCACACGAAATCGGCCTCGCCTGGCGTGATCCGCTCGCCGTGTTCGAGCCTTGGGCCGGAACACCGAACGCACTTCTCCTGCATGATGGTCGCCAGGGCCGGGCCCGGATCTTCGTGTCGCCGGATGCGGTTATGACCGGCGCCGACCGGGTGAGCTTTGATGCGCTGGCCGCATCGGCGCGGGCGGGGGGCGGCGTCTGGGCCGGCCTGTTCGGCTATGACCTTGCGGCCGCCTTCGAGCGCCTGCCCCATCTTGATCCGCGCTGGCCACCGCTGGCCCTGGCCCGCTATCCGGCCTGGGCCGAGTTTGACCGCGACGCCGCAACGCTGCGGGTGCGCGGCCAGTCCGCCGATGCCGTCGCAGCGCTGGCCAAGGCGATCGAGGCATCGCCGCCGGAGCTTTCCGCCCCGGTCGAGGTGCGTGCCGCTGACTGGTCGGCCCGCTGGGATCGCGACACCTATCTCGCGGCCGCGGGCCGCGCGCGCGACTATGTCCATGCCGGCGATGTCTTCCAGGTCAATCTTTCACAGGCTTTCGATGTCCGGCTCGGAGCCGCGGATACGCCGTGGCAGGTTTTCCGTCGTCTTTGCGAAGGCTCGCCAGCCCCGCACGCCGCCTATCTCTGCCTCGATCCCGATCACATCGTGCTGACCAATTCGCCGGAGCGCTTCCTGCGGGTGGCGGCGGGGCGGGTCGAGGCGCGGCCGATCAAGGGCACCCGGCGCCGTGCTGCCGATCCGGTCGAGGACGCGGCGCTCGCTGCCGAGCTGTCTGCCAGCGCCAAGGACCGGGCCGAGAACCTGATGATCGTCGATCTCATGCGCAATGACCTGTCGCGGGTCTGCCGGCCCGGCTCGGTCAGTGTGCCGGTGCTGTGCGAGATCGAGAGCTATGCCAATGTCCACCATCTGGTCTCGGTGGTGGAGGGGGAGCTGTCGGGCGGGCAGGATGTCTTCGACCTGCTCGCGGCCAGCTTTCCGCCCGGCTCGATCACCGGCGCCCCGAAAGTACGGGCGATGGAGATCATTGCCGAACTCGAGGGCGAGCCGCGCGGTGCCTATTGTGGTGCTCTGGGCTGGATCGACATGGCGCGCGGCGATATGGACCTGAACGTCATGATCCGCACGGCGGCGCTGCGTCGCGATGAGGGCCGCGCCTGGCGCGCCAGCCTGCGATCGGGCGGCGGGATTGTCGCCGACAGCGAACCGGTGGCGGAGTATGAGGAAACCCTGACCAAGGTCTCGGCCTTGCGCCGGGCGCTGGGGGCGGCAGATCAATGA